The following coding sequences are from one Melanotaenia boesemani isolate fMelBoe1 chromosome 19, fMelBoe1.pri, whole genome shotgun sequence window:
- the ptpn11a gene encoding tyrosine-protein phosphatase non-receptor type 11 isoform X2, which translates to MTSRRWFHPNITGVEAENLLLTRGVDGSFLARPSKSNPGDFTLSVRRNGAVTHIKIQNTGDFYDLYGGEKFATLAELVQYYMEHHGQLKEKNGDVIELKYPLNCADPTSERWFHGHLSGREAEKLLTEKGKNGSFLVRESQSHPGDFVLSVRTGDDKTDSSDSKPKVTHVMIRCQHDLKYDVGGGEKFDSLTDLVEHYKKNPMVETLGTVLQLKQPLNTTRINAAEIEIRVRELSKLAEATDKVKQGFWEEFETLQQQECKLLYSRKEGQRPENKNKNRYKNILPFDHTRVVLNDGDLNEPGSDYINANIIMPDLDSKCNSTKVKKSYIATQGCLQNTISDFWRMVFQENSRVIVMTTKEVERGKSKCVKYWPDMSALKEYGAMRVRNVRETAAHDYILRELKLSKVGQGNTERTVWQYHFRAWPDHGVPTDPGGVLDFLEEVNLKQEGILDAGPIAVHCSAGIGRTGTFIVIDILIDVIREKGVDCDIDVPKTIQMVRSQRSGMVQTEAQYRFIYMAVQHYIETLQRRLEEEQKSKIKGREYTNIKYSLSDLTGGEQSPLPPCTPIPTPTCTEMRDDSSRVYENVGLMQQQKSFR; encoded by the exons GCGAAATGGAGCCGTCACCCACATTAAGATCCAAAACACGGGCGACTTCTACGACCTTTATGGTGGGGAGAAGTTCGCCACCCTGGCAGAGCTGGTTCAGTATTACATGGAGCATCACGGgcaactgaaagagaaaaatggagacGTTATCGAGCTCAAGTATCCCCTCAACTGTGCAGACCCCACGTCAGAAAG aTGGTTCCACGGACACCTGTCGGGCCGAGAGGCCGAGAAGCTGCTGACAGAAAAAGGCAAGAACGGGAGCTTCCTGGTGAGAGAGAGCCAGAGCCATCCAGGCGACTTCGTTCTGTCCGTCCGCACCGGAGACGACAAGACGGACAGCAGTGACAGCAAACCCAAAGTCACTCACGTCATGATCCGCTGCCAG CATGACCTGAAGTACGACGTGGGTGGAGGGGAGAAGTTTGACTCTCTCACAGACTTGGTAGAGCACTACAAGAAGAACCCAATGGTGGAAACTCTGGGCACCGTGCTTCAGCTCAAACAG CCCCTCAACACCACTCGTATCAACGCAGCAGAGATTGAAATTCGAGTTCGTGAGCTGAGCAAACTGGCGGAGGCCACAGATAAGGTCAAGCAAGGCTTCTGGGAAGAATTTGAG ACATTACAGCAACAAGAGTGCAAGCTGCTCTACAGTCGCAAAGAGGGCCAGAGgccagagaacaaaaacaagaacagataCAAGAACATTCTTCCCT TCGACCACACGCGAGTGGTGCTGAATGACGGGGACCTAAACGAACCGGGCTCCGACTACATCAACGCCAACATCATCATG ccgGACCTGGACTCAAAGTGTAACAGCACCAAGGTGAAGAAGAGCTACATCGCCACTCAGGGCTGCCTGCAGAACACCATCAGCGACTTCTGGAGGATGGTGTTTCAGGAGAACTCACGAGTCATCGTCATGACCACCAAGGAGGTGGAAAGAGGGAAG AGTAAATGTGTGAAGTACTGGCCAGACATGTCTGCTCTGAAGGAGTACGGGGCCATGCGTGTCAGGAACGTACGAGAGACCGCCGCTCACGACTACATCCTGCGAGAGCTGAAACTCTCCAAAGTCGGTCAG GGTAACACAGAGCGCACAGTCTGGCAGTACCACTTCAGGGCCTGGCCGGACCACGGGGTCCCCACCGACCCGGGTGGTGTACTCGACTTCTTAGAGGAAGTCAACCTGAAACAGGAGGGCATTCTGGATGCTGGGCCCATAGCAGTACACTGCAG TGCAGGGATCGGGCGAACAGGAACGTTTATAGTGATCGACATCCTGATAGATGTGATCAGAGAAAAAG GGGTGGACTGTGACATCGATGTGCCAAAGACAATCCAGATGGTTCGTTCTCAGCGCTCTGGGATGGTGCAGACTGAGGCGCAGTACAGGTTCATCTACATGGCCGTGCAGCATTACATAGAAACACTGCAGAGGCgcctggaggaggagcag AAAAGTAAGATTAAAGGACGTGAGTACACCAACATTAAGTACTCTCTGTCTGACCTGACTGGTGGGGAGCAGAGCCCTTTGCCTCCTTGCACCCCTATTCCCACCCCTACCTGCACAGA gatgagggACGACAGCTCCAGAGTGTATGAGAACGTGGGCctgatgcagcagcagaaaagctttaGATGA
- the ptpn11a gene encoding tyrosine-protein phosphatase non-receptor type 11 isoform X1 encodes MTSRRWFHPNITGVEAENLLLTRGVDGSFLARPSKSNPGDFTLSVRRNGAVTHIKIQNTGDFYDLYGGEKFATLAELVQYYMEHHGQLKEKNGDVIELKYPLNCADPTSERWFHGHLSGREAEKLLTEKGKNGSFLVRESQSHPGDFVLSVRTGDDKTDSSDSKPKVTHVMIRCQHDLKYDVGGGEKFDSLTDLVEHYKKNPMVETLGTVLQLKQPLNTTRINAAEIEIRVRELSKLAEATDKVKQGFWEEFETLQQQECKLLYSRKEGQRPENKNKNRYKNILPFDHTRVVLNDGDLNEPGSDYINANIIMVVSTAMPDLDSKCNSTKVKKSYIATQGCLQNTISDFWRMVFQENSRVIVMTTKEVERGKSKCVKYWPDMSALKEYGAMRVRNVRETAAHDYILRELKLSKVGQGNTERTVWQYHFRAWPDHGVPTDPGGVLDFLEEVNLKQEGILDAGPIAVHCSAGIGRTGTFIVIDILIDVIREKGVDCDIDVPKTIQMVRSQRSGMVQTEAQYRFIYMAVQHYIETLQRRLEEEQKSKIKGREYTNIKYSLSDLTGGEQSPLPPCTPIPTPTCTEMRDDSSRVYENVGLMQQQKSFR; translated from the exons GCGAAATGGAGCCGTCACCCACATTAAGATCCAAAACACGGGCGACTTCTACGACCTTTATGGTGGGGAGAAGTTCGCCACCCTGGCAGAGCTGGTTCAGTATTACATGGAGCATCACGGgcaactgaaagagaaaaatggagacGTTATCGAGCTCAAGTATCCCCTCAACTGTGCAGACCCCACGTCAGAAAG aTGGTTCCACGGACACCTGTCGGGCCGAGAGGCCGAGAAGCTGCTGACAGAAAAAGGCAAGAACGGGAGCTTCCTGGTGAGAGAGAGCCAGAGCCATCCAGGCGACTTCGTTCTGTCCGTCCGCACCGGAGACGACAAGACGGACAGCAGTGACAGCAAACCCAAAGTCACTCACGTCATGATCCGCTGCCAG CATGACCTGAAGTACGACGTGGGTGGAGGGGAGAAGTTTGACTCTCTCACAGACTTGGTAGAGCACTACAAGAAGAACCCAATGGTGGAAACTCTGGGCACCGTGCTTCAGCTCAAACAG CCCCTCAACACCACTCGTATCAACGCAGCAGAGATTGAAATTCGAGTTCGTGAGCTGAGCAAACTGGCGGAGGCCACAGATAAGGTCAAGCAAGGCTTCTGGGAAGAATTTGAG ACATTACAGCAACAAGAGTGCAAGCTGCTCTACAGTCGCAAAGAGGGCCAGAGgccagagaacaaaaacaagaacagataCAAGAACATTCTTCCCT TCGACCACACGCGAGTGGTGCTGAATGACGGGGACCTAAACGAACCGGGCTCCGACTACATCAACGCCAACATCATCATGGTAGTATCCACTGCGATG ccgGACCTGGACTCAAAGTGTAACAGCACCAAGGTGAAGAAGAGCTACATCGCCACTCAGGGCTGCCTGCAGAACACCATCAGCGACTTCTGGAGGATGGTGTTTCAGGAGAACTCACGAGTCATCGTCATGACCACCAAGGAGGTGGAAAGAGGGAAG AGTAAATGTGTGAAGTACTGGCCAGACATGTCTGCTCTGAAGGAGTACGGGGCCATGCGTGTCAGGAACGTACGAGAGACCGCCGCTCACGACTACATCCTGCGAGAGCTGAAACTCTCCAAAGTCGGTCAG GGTAACACAGAGCGCACAGTCTGGCAGTACCACTTCAGGGCCTGGCCGGACCACGGGGTCCCCACCGACCCGGGTGGTGTACTCGACTTCTTAGAGGAAGTCAACCTGAAACAGGAGGGCATTCTGGATGCTGGGCCCATAGCAGTACACTGCAG TGCAGGGATCGGGCGAACAGGAACGTTTATAGTGATCGACATCCTGATAGATGTGATCAGAGAAAAAG GGGTGGACTGTGACATCGATGTGCCAAAGACAATCCAGATGGTTCGTTCTCAGCGCTCTGGGATGGTGCAGACTGAGGCGCAGTACAGGTTCATCTACATGGCCGTGCAGCATTACATAGAAACACTGCAGAGGCgcctggaggaggagcag AAAAGTAAGATTAAAGGACGTGAGTACACCAACATTAAGTACTCTCTGTCTGACCTGACTGGTGGGGAGCAGAGCCCTTTGCCTCCTTGCACCCCTATTCCCACCCCTACCTGCACAGA gatgagggACGACAGCTCCAGAGTGTATGAGAACGTGGGCctgatgcagcagcagaaaagctttaGATGA